The window ATCCGCGAGGCGGGCTCCGGGCCCGGGGCGCCGGCGACGGTGTGCGTGCTGTCGGGGGACGTGCATCACGCGTACGTGGCCGAGCCGACCTGGCCTGGCGAGGGCGGGCCCGATGCCCGGGTCGTCCAGCTGACCTGCTCACCCGTCCACAACTCCATCCCGCTGTACATCCGCCTCGGGTTCCGGTTCGGGTGGAGCGCGGTCGCGCGGGCGCTGGGGCGGCGGATCGCGGGGCACGGCGGGGTGCCACGCCCGCCCATCGACTGGCGCCGCACGGGCGGACCCTGGTTCGGCAACCAGCTGATGACACTGGTGATGCACGGACGTTCGGCGTCGCTGAAGCTGGAGCAGGCGCGACCCGTGAAGGGTGGCGGGGCGCGGCTGCGGAAGGTCGCGGAGTCGGAACTCACCCCGTAGTTTCAGGGCATCGCGGAGTGCGAACTCAGCCCGTAGTTTCGGGGCGTCACGGAGTGCGAACTCAGCCCGCAGTTTCGGGGCATCGCGGAGTGCGAACTCAGCCCGTAATACGCCCCTTTCGGGTGGTTGTCACACCCGTGGCCCCCGATACCCCTGATGCCAGTGACGCATCCCACAGTCCCCGCACCCCGGGCCCGGATCCACCCCCTCCCGACGGCATGATGAGGCGGACCGTCCGCTTCCAGCGGAGCCGGTGATCCGCCCGCCCATGCGCCCCACCCGCCCGGGAGTCACCCCCTTGTCTGCACCGACCACGGACCCCGCACCCCTCTCCGTCGCCGTGGTCGGCGCCGGCCCGCGCGGCACCAGCGTCCTGGAACGCCTGTGCGCCTCCGCCCCGGAGCTCCTCCCGCCGGGCGCCGAGCTGACGGTCCATGTGATCGACCCCGCCCCGCCGGGCCCCGGACACGTCTGGCGCACCGCCCAGTCGCCCGAGCTGCTGATGAACACCGTGGCCTGCCAGGTGACCCTGTTCACCGACGACAGCGTGGACTGCTCGGGCCCCCTGCGCCCGGGCCCCAGCCTGTACGAATGGGCGGCCGGCGCGCTCGGCCCCGACGAGTACCCGACCCGTGCCCAGTACGGCCGCTACCTGGAGTGGGTGTTCGCCCGTACGGTCCGCGAGGCGCCGCCCTCGGTCCGCGTCGAGACCCACCCGGCCCGCGCGACACGCCTCGACGACGCCCCCGACGGCCGCCAGACCCTCACCCTCGACAACGGCCGCACCCTGACCGGCCTCTCGGCGGTCGTCCTCGCCCAGGGCCACCTCCCGACGGCCCCCGACGCCACACAGCGCGGAACGACCGCGTACGCCCAGGAGCACGGCCTGCGCCACACCCCGCCCGCGAACCCGGCCGACGTCGACCTGTCGGCCGTACTCCCCGGCGAACCGGTGCTGTTGCGGGGCCTCGGTCTCAACTTCTTCGACCACATGGCCTTGTTGACCACCGGTCGGGGTGGCCGCTTCGTCCCCGCCGAGGACGGGCTGCGGTACCTGCCCTCCGGCAACGAGCCGCGCCTGTACGCCGGTTCACGCCGAGGCCTGCCGTACCAGGCGCGCGGCGACAACGCCAAGGGCCCCTACGGCCGTCACCTCCCGCTGGTTCTCACACCCGAGGTGATCGCCGCCTTCCGCAAGCGCGCCGACTCCGGCGAGGCACCGGACTTCCTCACCGAGATATGGCCGCTGGTCGCGAAGGAGGTGGAGACCGTCTATTACGAGGCACTGGCCGGTGCCTCTCCGGACTTCACCGACCGTTTCCTGGCCGCCCCGCACCGCAGCCCCCAAGAGGCCGCCGTACTGGACGAGTTCGGGATACCCGAGGCCGACCGCTGGTCCTGGGACCGGATCTCCCGGCCGTACGCGGGCCGGGACTTCGCCGGTCCCGAGGACTGGCGCGGCTGGCTGCTGACGTATCTGCGCGAGGACGCTGAGCAGGCCGCCCTCGGCAATGTGGCGGGACCGGTGAAGGCGGCCCTCGATGTGCTGCGCGATCTGCGCAACGAGCTGCGGCAGATCGTGGACCACGGCGGACTGCCCGGTGCCTCCCGCCGAGACCATCTGGACCGCTGGTACACCCCGCTCAACGCGTTCCTCTCCATCGGCCCGCCCCGGCGCCGTATCGAGGAGCTGGTGGCCCTGCTGGAGGCGGGCGTGGTGGAGGTGCTCGGGCCGCGGCTCGAGGTGCGGGAGGAGGACGGGGCGTGGGTCGCGCACTCCCCGGCCGTGCCGGGCTCGGCGGTCCGCGTCACCACGCTCGTCGAGGCGCGTCTCCCGGAACCGGACCTGCGGCGCACGGCCGACGAACTCCTCGCCCGGCTGCTGAAGACCGGACAGTGCCGTCCGCACACGGTCGACGGCTACGAGACCGGCGGTCTTGACGTGACCGGGCGGCCGTACTACTTGATGGACCGTCAAGGTCGGCCGCACGCACGGCGGTTCGCGTTCGGGGTGCCGACCGAGGGCGTCCACTGGGTGACCGCGGCCGGGGCCAGGCCGGGGGTGGATTCGGTCACACTTTCGGACGCCGACGCGGTGGCGAGGGCCGCGCTGCGTACTACTACGGCGGGGGCCGGAGCGGCCGAATCTCGGCTGAATGTTGAACTTGCAAGCATCATTAGGCCTGCCTAGCCTAGGGGGCTCACAGGAACACCCGTCCCCATGGCCCCTAGGAGCCCCCCACATGACCGGACGCCTCAACAGCGCCCAGCCGTATGCCCTCGGCCTGTTCCGCATAGTCGTCGGACTGCTCTTCACCTGCCACGGCGCCTCCTCGCTCTTCGGTGTGCTCGGCGGCCAGACCGTCGACACCGGCGCCTGGCCCAACTGGTACGCCGCCGTCATCGAGTTGGTCGGCGGCAGCCTGGTGCTGCTCGGCCTCGCCACCCGCGCCGCCGCGTTCATCTCCTCGGGCGCGATGGCGTACGCCTACTTCAAGGTCCACCAGCCGGAGGCCCTGTGGCCCATCGAGAACAGCGGTGAGGGTGCCGCGATGTTCTGCTGGGCCATGTTCCTGCTGATCTTCACCGGCTCCGGCGCCTTCGGCCTGGACCGGCTGTTCGCCAAGCGCTCCTCGGCGGGACGCGAGCCGGCTGCCGAGCAGACGCCCGTCGCCGCCTGACGCACCGACGGCGCCCGTCCCGGTGGGGACGGGCGCCGTCGCCTTCTCGTCCCTCAGGCGACCCAGCCGAACGGCACCGTGAAACAGCCCACCCGGCCGCCCTTGCTGCCCGGCGCGTCATGGATGACGACGGACGCGGCCTCACCCTGCCTGAAGCCCCACGAGTGCTGCGCCCGCGCCTGGCCCGCGCCGCGCTCGTCGGCGGTGAAGTCCAGCCACACCTCGTTCTCGGCGTTGACGTGATGCGCCTGCGAGGAGACCACGTGCTGGTAGTGCCCGCCCGCGGCCATCGGATCGGCAGCGCAGGGCTTCTTGTGCACATGGACGCCGTACGCGTGCCCGGGCTTCAGGCCCGTGACCCGCATCCGCACGCTCGTCGCACCGCCGCTCGTCATCCGCTGCTCGACCTCGATCCACGAGGCGGCGGGGACCAGCTTCATGTCGTACGTCAGCGCCGCCGAGCGGACGAAGGCACCGGGAGGCGCGAACTGCGCGTCCGTCCGCATCGAGTAACCACCGGCGCCGTCACCGCCGCCGACGGCGAGCACGGCCGCCGCGAGGGCGCCCGCGCATATACCTGCCACCATGATCTTCCTAACGTTGCTGGATTTCGGGACCCCCGCTCCGTGCTACGGGACACCCGCGAGCCCCGCCCCCCGGGACCGGCAGCCGGGTGAACATCACGTGTTGAACACACAAGGCACCTGTGAATCACCCGTCACTCCGTGCCGCGTACGCTGTACAACCACGGGGGAAACGGGGAGTCGGGTGCTGGAGAGTTTCGAAAGTGTTGGATCACTGGCCGCCAGTCCATGGATTTACGGGGTCGTAGCCCTGTCGGTCCTGCTGGATGTGTTTGTGCCGGTCCTGCCGAGCGGCGTACTGGTGATCATGGCCGCCACGACCACGGCAGCGGGTACGGCCGCCCAGGTCCCGGACGTCCTGGCGCTCACGCTCTGCGCCGCGACCGCGTCCGTCCTCGGCGACCTGGTGGCCTACCGCCTCGCCTGGCACGGCGGCGCCCGACTGGACCGCGCCATCGCCCGCTCCCGGCGCCTGACGACCGCGCAGGAACGTCTCGGCGCCGCTCTCTCACGGGGCGGCGGCGCCCTGGTCGTCCTCGCCCGCTTCGCCCCGGCCGGCCGCTCGGTGGTCTCGCTCGCCGCCGGTGCCGCACGCCGCCGCGCCCGCGAATTCCTGCCCTGGTCGGCGCTGGCGGGCCTGTCCTGGGCGACGTACAGCGTCGCGCTCGGCTACTTCGGCGCCCAGTGGATGGGGACGAGCTGGCTGGCGACGGGGGTATCCCTGGGGGCTCTGGTGGCGGCGGGCGCGGGGGCCACGTATCTGGTGCGGCGGCGGCCGGCCTGAAGCCCGCACACAACAAAGGCAAGGGAGAATGTTTCCCTTGCCACTCTCAACTTATAGCTGATGGGGGGCCTTGCGGCAAGGCCCCCCTCATGCCGCAGAATCGCTCCCTCAAAGCCGGTAGCTGCGGAAATGAGTGATTCACGAAGTGAGTGCTTCTTTGTCGATCGACCTGTCCAGTGAGAGCGCGTTCGACCTTCCCGAGCGTCTGGCCGCCAAGGCCGACCCCGCGTTGATCGCCGCCGACGAGCGGCACTTCGCGGCCATCGCGGAGAGCCTGGAGCAGACGATCGCCGAGCTGTCCGACCAGCTCGCCGCCGAGCTCAGGGCGCCGGGCGGGGCGGGCCGCGCGGCGATGGACCGGGACGCGGAGGTCCACCGGCTCACCGGCCGGCTGCGCGCCCTGCGGCGCTTCGGACTCGATCTGGTCCTCGGCCATATCGTCGGAGCCCAGGACCAAGAGCCCGTGTACATCGGCCGGTTCGGCCTCACCGACGCCACCGGCCGCCGCCTGCTGCTCGACTGGCGGTCCCCGGCGGCCGAGCCGTTCTTCGCCGCCACCCATGGCAACCCGATGGGCCTCGCGAGCCGCCGCCGGTACCGCTGGAAGAGCGGCCGGATCAGCGACTACTGGGACGAGGTGTTCACCACCGACGGCCTCGAGGGACACGCGGCCCTCGACGACCAGTCCGCCTTCATCGCCAGCCTCGGCACCAACCGCTCGGACCGGATGCGCGATGTGCTCGCCACCATCCAGTCCGACCAGGACGCCATCGTCCGCGCCGGATCACGCGGCGCCCTCGTCGTCGACGGCGGCCCGGGCACCGGCAAGACCGTCGTCGCCCTGCACCGCTCCGCCTACCTCCTCTACTCCGACCCCCGCCTGGGCCACCGGCGCGGCGGCCTGCTCTTCGTGGGCCCGCACCAGCCGTATCTGTCATACGTCTCCGATGTCCTGCCCAGCCTCGGCGAGGAGGGCGTACAGACCTGCACCGTGCGGGACCTCGTCGCCGAGGGTGCCGAAGCGCCGGAGGAGACCGACCCCGAGGCGGCCCGTCTGAAGTCGTCCGCGGACATGGTGCGGGCGATCGAGAAGGCCGTCAGGTTCTACGAGGATCCGCCCACCGAGGGCATGACGGTCAGCACCCCCTGGGCCGACGTCTGGCTCAGCGCCACCGACTGGGCCGAGGCGTTCCAGGCACCGGGGCCGAGCACACCGCACAACGAAGGCCGCCAACTGATCTGGGCGGAACTGGTCACGATCCTGCTCGACAAGCACGACGCCGACATCCCGCCCGAGCAGTTCCGCAGGGCCTTGCAGCACGACACGGAGCTGGTCGAGACGCTCGACCGGGCCTGGCCGCTGCTGGAAGCGGCCGACCTCGTCGGCGACCTGTGGTCGGTGCCCGCCTATCTGCGGCTGTGCGCGCCCTGGCTCGCCCCCGACGAGGTCCGGCTCCTGCAGCGCAAGGCGGCACCCCAGGCCTGGACGATGTCCGACCTGCCGATCCTGGACGCCGCGCGGCAGCGGCTCGGCGACCCGAAGGCGGCCCGGCGCAAGCGCCGGCAGCAGGCCGTCCTCGACGCCCAGCGCGACCGTATGGCCCAGGTCGTCGAGAACCTGATCGCGGCCGACCACGACGGCGAGGGCCTGATGACCCAGCTGCGGCGCGAGGACTTCCAGCGCAATCTGGTCGACGAGTCCGAACTGACCACCGCCGACCCCGACTTGCTCGCCGGACCGTTCGCGCACATCGTCGTGGACGAGGCGCAGGAACTGACCGACGCCGAGTGGCAGATGCTGCTGCTGCGCTGCCCGTCCCGCAGCTTCACGATCGTCGGCGACCGCGCCCAGGCCCGGCACGGCTTCACGGAGACCTGGCAGGAACGGCTCGCACGGATCGGCCTGGACCGGGTCGAGGTGGCGTCCCTCAGCGTCAACTACCGCACCCCGGAAGAGGTGATGACGGAGGCCGAGCCGGTGATCCGGGCGGTGCTGCCGGACGCCAACGTGCCGACCTCCATCCGGAGTTCGGGCGTCCCGGTCGTGCATGGCTCGGTCGCGGAGCGGGACGGGATCATCGCCGAGTGGCTGGACGCGAACGACGACGGGATCGCCTGCGTCATCGGCGACCCGACGTTCGAGGCGACGCCCCGGGTCCGGTCGCTGACCCCGTCGCTGTCGAAGGGTCTGGAGTTCGACCTGGTGGTGCTGGTGGACCCGGAGCGATTCGGCGAGGGCATCGAAGGAGCGGTGGACCGCTATGTGGCGATGACTCGCGCGACCCAGCGGCTAGTCGTCCTCACGAGCTCCTGATGCGGGGTGGGCGTGCTTGGCCTTCATCCGGGCGTCCACCCGATCCTGCGCGGTGACCTCGGCCCAGAAGCGATGGGTACTGACGAACACCGCGAGCTCGTGCTCACGCTGCCTCAGCTTCTCCACGGCTGCCTGCTCATCGGCGGTCCAGCCGGGGGAAGCGGGCCGCTCGATCTTCCGCCAGCCGTTGTCGTCACTGAAACCGTCCAGCGGCTCGACCGACCAGGGCAGCCGCTTGAGCAGGGCCGACAGCTCGGCCCGGACCTGATGCAGCTCCTCCTGACCGGCGAGGAGGTCACTCGGAAAGTCATAGGTCGTTGCCACGGCGGCAATGGTACGCCTGTTCGATTTTGGGTGGCGAGTTGCTTCGCGGGGTTCATACGAACGGGTGCCTGACCAAAATGGACCCATGACGAACCCACACTGGACCGCACGCCCCGAGACCGGCGCCGACGCCGACGCCGTCCGTGAGATCGTCCTCGCCGCGTTCGAAACGCCACTGGAGGCCGACCTGGTGGACACGCTGCGGACCGACGACGCCTGGATCGACGGCCTGTCGTACGTCAGCACCGACACCGACGGCGAACCCGTCGGCTACGCACTGCTGACCCGCTGCCACATCGACGACGTTCCGGCCCTGTGCCTCGCCCCCGTCGCCGTACACCCCCACCACCAGCGCACCGGCGCAGGTTCGGCCGCGATCCGAGCGGCACTGGGGGCGGCGAAGGACCAAGGCGAACGCTTCGTCACGGTGCTCGGCCACCCCGCGTACTACCCGCGCTTCGGCTTCGACCGCGCCTCCGCCCACGGCATCACCGTGACCTTCGACGTCCCCGACGAGGCCCTGATGGCCCTCTCCCTGCACGCCGACCCGCTGCCCACCGGGACGATCCGCTACGCCAAGCCGTTCGGCATCTGACATGCGCAGCGAAGCAACGGACGTCGACGGCTACCTGACCGAGCTACCGGAAGACCGCAGAGGGCCCCTGACCCGGCTCCGGCAGCTGTGCCGCACGGAACTCACCGGCTACGACGAGGTGATGGCGTACGGCATGCCGACGTACGCCCATGACGGCGGCGAGGCGGAGATCGCCTTCGCGTCACAGAAGCAGTACATCTCCATCTACCTCATGCGCACCGACGTCCGGGAAGCGTTCGAGGAACGGCTGGCCGGACAGGACATGGGCAAGGGATGCCTGCGCTTCCGCAAGCCCGACACCATCGACTTCGACCTCGTACGGGACCTGCTGCGGGCGACGGCGAAGGGGCCGGGCAAGATCTGCTGACGGCCCCTTCCGGCCGTCAGTGCCCGGCGGCCCTGAGCTCCTGGACGAGACGAGCCGTCACGGGTACGGCGATGCCGTGCCGGTCGGCCGCACGCAGCAGCGCCCCACCGATCGCGTCGAGCTCGATGGGCCGACCCGTCTCGGCATCACGCTGCATGGAGGACTTGGTGGCGGCCGGGAAAGCGTCGTAGCGGGTGAGAGCCTGCCCCGGATCGGCCGGACCACCACACGCCCGACTGACCGCGGCGGCCTCGTCGACGAGAGCCGTGAGCTCCTCGCGGTACCGCGTGCGCACCCCGCCCAAGGGGAGTCCGTACCGGGTGGTGAGCAGGGCGAGGGGCGCGAGGAACGACATCTTGGCCCACAGGGCGGCTGTCTCGTCCTCCAGCACCCGAGTCGTGGGCCCGGCCTCCCCGAGCACCTGAGCCAACGACTCCAGCCGCTCACGCGCCACCGAATCCCCGGCGAGATCGATCTCCGCGAAGGGACTGCCGTGCTCGATCACCCCCGGGGCGACCCGGGTGGACTCGACCCGGATGACAGCGGGCGCGACGAGATCGGAGCGGTGGTGGGCCCGCAGGACGGCAGGATGCTCGACACCATTGAGGAACGGTACGAGGAGGGCGTCGCCCAGCGCCTTGGCCGGAATCCGCTCCAGGGCCGCGTCGAGGGAGGTGTGCTTGACGGCGATCAGACAGACGTCCACGGGCTCACGCAGCGCGGTGTCCGCTTCGACGGCCGCGCTGAAGTCCCCGTAAAGCCCACTGCGCACCTGAATCCCGGAGTCCCGCAGCCTGCCGGCCGTCTCCTCGCCGGCCAGACAGACAACCCGGTGCCCGGAACGGGAGAGCAAGCCGCCGAGCAGCCCCCCGATGCCACCGGGCCCGAGTATCGCGACGGTGAGGTTGGTCATGGGTGTCCCTTCGTCGGTCGGCCCCGTCTGTCGGTGGCCGCCTCGGGGCGATCATGACATCTCCGTCGGGCGCACGGGAGCGGATTGTCAGTGCCGGGAGTCAGACTGGACACATGTGCCGCAGCATCAAGACACTCCGCCCCCCGGTCCTCCCCGAAGAGGCAACCGAAGAAGAAATCAGGGCCGCAGCCCTCCAATACGTCCGCAAGGTCTCCGGCTTCCGAGCCCCGGCGGCCCACAACCAAGAAGTCTTCGACCGAGCGGTCGACATCATCACCGAGGCCACGGCAGACCTACTGGCAGGCCTGGAGATACGAGGCCAGACAGCCCGCAAGGCCGGCTGACACAGAAGGCCCCGGCCATAACGGCCGGGACCTTCTGCTGATCCTCGGTGGGCGCGGACGGTTTCGAACCGCCGACATCCTGCTTGTAAGGCAGGCGCTCTACCCCTGAGCTACGCACCCAGGATGAGTCGACAGCCTACCTTGCCCGGGGCACTGCCCCGCAAACCCGGGGGTTAACCCCACCCGGGATCCGGGAGCGTCCCGGATCCCCGTGCAGGCCGTGGCTCCATACGGTCGAAGAGGCTCGTGGGAGCCTCTTCGACCGTTGCTGGGGGAGATCGTCATGGCCCGTGTTCTGGGTGCTCGTGTTGCTGTTGTGGGTGGGGTTGTCGCCGTGTTTGTCGCGGGGCTGGTCGGGTGTGGGGCCTCTGCTGAGGATGACAAGGAGCCGGAGCGTCGTAGCTTCGGGCTTGAGGGGCGGACGCTCGTCGTTGACTCCGATGACTCGGCGCTGGAGATTGTGGCTTCTGATGATCATCCGGCGGGGGAGATCCAGGTCACCCGGTGGTTCGAGGGGTCCGTCACCGTGGGGAGCGAGCCCAAGGTGACCTGGGGGATGGAGGGCGATCGGCTGACCCTGCGGATGAAGTGTTCCGGTGTGATCGCCGACTGTTCGGCCAAGCATCGGATCGAGGTGCCGCGCGGGGTCGCCGTCGAGGTGGAGGACGGGGACGGGAGTGTGTGGGCGCAAGGGTTCGAGGACGCGCTGAGTATTCGTACCGGGGATGGGTCTGTGCATGTCACTGATTCCACGGGGCCGCTGCGGCTGCGCTCCGGGGACGGGTCCGTGCGTGCTCAGGTCGACTCGCGTGAGGTGCGGGCGGAGAGTGGTGACGGGTCGGTGAACCTCGAACTCGGTGCCGTGCCCGACCTGGTGGAGTCCCGTAGCGGCGACGGGTCCGTGACGATCGAGGTGCCGCGGGCGACGTACCGGGTGACGACCGAGACCGGCGACGGTGGGGTGGAGGTGGACGTGCCCCGGGACGAGCGCAGTGCGCATGTGGTGAGCGCGCGGACCGGCGACGGCAAAGTCACGGTCCGAACCGCGAACTAACCGGCCCGTGTGTTCGTCCTTAACCGGTGGGAGAATGACAGCGCCGGGCAGGGCGGACCACAGCACGGGAGAGGGATGTGACGGCGACACCTTCGCAGTCGGACTCGCCGTTGGTGCCGCGCGCACCC of the Streptomyces sp. NBC_00287 genome contains:
- a CDS encoding superoxide dismutase family protein codes for the protein MVAGICAGALAAAVLAVGGGDGAGGYSMRTDAQFAPPGAFVRSAALTYDMKLVPAASWIEVEQRMTSGGATSVRMRVTGLKPGHAYGVHVHKKPCAADPMAAGGHYQHVVSSQAHHVNAENEVWLDFTADERGAGQARAQHSWGFRQGEAASVVIHDAPGSKGGRVGCFTVPFGWVA
- a CDS encoding ketopantoate reductase family protein; amino-acid sequence: MTNLTVAILGPGGIGGLLGGLLSRSGHRVVCLAGEETAGRLRDSGIQVRSGLYGDFSAAVEADTALREPVDVCLIAVKHTSLDAALERIPAKALGDALLVPFLNGVEHPAVLRAHHRSDLVAPAVIRVESTRVAPGVIEHGSPFAEIDLAGDSVARERLESLAQVLGEAGPTTRVLEDETAALWAKMSFLAPLALLTTRYGLPLGGVRTRYREELTALVDEAAAVSRACGGPADPGQALTRYDAFPAATKSSMQRDAETGRPIELDAIGGALLRAADRHGIAVPVTARLVQELRAAGH
- a CDS encoding DoxX family protein, which produces MTGRLNSAQPYALGLFRIVVGLLFTCHGASSLFGVLGGQTVDTGAWPNWYAAVIELVGGSLVLLGLATRAAAFISSGAMAYAYFKVHQPEALWPIENSGEGAAMFCWAMFLLIFTGSGAFGLDRLFAKRSSAGREPAAEQTPVAA
- a CDS encoding DedA family protein, which codes for MLESFESVGSLAASPWIYGVVALSVLLDVFVPVLPSGVLVIMAATTTAAGTAAQVPDVLALTLCAATASVLGDLVAYRLAWHGGARLDRAIARSRRLTTAQERLGAALSRGGGALVVLARFAPAGRSVVSLAAGAARRRAREFLPWSALAGLSWATYSVALGYFGAQWMGTSWLATGVSLGALVAAGAGATYLVRRRPA
- a CDS encoding DUF4097 family beta strand repeat-containing protein → MARVLGARVAVVGGVVAVFVAGLVGCGASAEDDKEPERRSFGLEGRTLVVDSDDSALEIVASDDHPAGEIQVTRWFEGSVTVGSEPKVTWGMEGDRLTLRMKCSGVIADCSAKHRIEVPRGVAVEVEDGDGSVWAQGFEDALSIRTGDGSVHVTDSTGPLRLRSGDGSVRAQVDSREVRAESGDGSVNLELGAVPDLVESRSGDGSVTIEVPRATYRVTTETGDGGVEVDVPRDERSAHVVSARTGDGKVTVRTAN
- a CDS encoding iron chaperone translates to MRSEATDVDGYLTELPEDRRGPLTRLRQLCRTELTGYDEVMAYGMPTYAHDGGEAEIAFASQKQYISIYLMRTDVREAFEERLAGQDMGKGCLRFRKPDTIDFDLVRDLLRATAKGPGKIC
- the helR gene encoding RNA polymerase recycling motor ATPase HelR, which gives rise to MSASLSIDLSSESAFDLPERLAAKADPALIAADERHFAAIAESLEQTIAELSDQLAAELRAPGGAGRAAMDRDAEVHRLTGRLRALRRFGLDLVLGHIVGAQDQEPVYIGRFGLTDATGRRLLLDWRSPAAEPFFAATHGNPMGLASRRRYRWKSGRISDYWDEVFTTDGLEGHAALDDQSAFIASLGTNRSDRMRDVLATIQSDQDAIVRAGSRGALVVDGGPGTGKTVVALHRSAYLLYSDPRLGHRRGGLLFVGPHQPYLSYVSDVLPSLGEEGVQTCTVRDLVAEGAEAPEETDPEAARLKSSADMVRAIEKAVRFYEDPPTEGMTVSTPWADVWLSATDWAEAFQAPGPSTPHNEGRQLIWAELVTILLDKHDADIPPEQFRRALQHDTELVETLDRAWPLLEAADLVGDLWSVPAYLRLCAPWLAPDEVRLLQRKAAPQAWTMSDLPILDAARQRLGDPKAARRKRRQQAVLDAQRDRMAQVVENLIAADHDGEGLMTQLRREDFQRNLVDESELTTADPDLLAGPFAHIVVDEAQELTDAEWQMLLLRCPSRSFTIVGDRAQARHGFTETWQERLARIGLDRVEVASLSVNYRTPEEVMTEAEPVIRAVLPDANVPTSIRSSGVPVVHGSVAERDGIIAEWLDANDDGIACVIGDPTFEATPRVRSLTPSLSKGLEFDLVVLVDPERFGEGIEGAVDRYVAMTRATQRLVVLTSS
- a CDS encoding GNAT family N-acetyltransferase is translated as MTNPHWTARPETGADADAVREIVLAAFETPLEADLVDTLRTDDAWIDGLSYVSTDTDGEPVGYALLTRCHIDDVPALCLAPVAVHPHHQRTGAGSAAIRAALGAAKDQGERFVTVLGHPAYYPRFGFDRASAHGITVTFDVPDEALMALSLHADPLPTGTIRYAKPFGI
- a CDS encoding FAD/NAD(P)-binding protein; translation: MRPTRPGVTPLSAPTTDPAPLSVAVVGAGPRGTSVLERLCASAPELLPPGAELTVHVIDPAPPGPGHVWRTAQSPELLMNTVACQVTLFTDDSVDCSGPLRPGPSLYEWAAGALGPDEYPTRAQYGRYLEWVFARTVREAPPSVRVETHPARATRLDDAPDGRQTLTLDNGRTLTGLSAVVLAQGHLPTAPDATQRGTTAYAQEHGLRHTPPANPADVDLSAVLPGEPVLLRGLGLNFFDHMALLTTGRGGRFVPAEDGLRYLPSGNEPRLYAGSRRGLPYQARGDNAKGPYGRHLPLVLTPEVIAAFRKRADSGEAPDFLTEIWPLVAKEVETVYYEALAGASPDFTDRFLAAPHRSPQEAAVLDEFGIPEADRWSWDRISRPYAGRDFAGPEDWRGWLLTYLREDAEQAALGNVAGPVKAALDVLRDLRNELRQIVDHGGLPGASRRDHLDRWYTPLNAFLSIGPPRRRIEELVALLEAGVVEVLGPRLEVREEDGAWVAHSPAVPGSAVRVTTLVEARLPEPDLRRTADELLARLLKTGQCRPHTVDGYETGGLDVTGRPYYLMDRQGRPHARRFAFGVPTEGVHWVTAAGARPGVDSVTLSDADAVARAALRTTTAGAGAAESRLNVELASIIRPA
- a CDS encoding DUF2277 domain-containing protein, with the protein product MCRSIKTLRPPVLPEEATEEEIRAAALQYVRKVSGFRAPAAHNQEVFDRAVDIITEATADLLAGLEIRGQTARKAG